The Trueperaceae bacterium genomic sequence TCCTGACGCCGTACGACCCCACCCAGCAGGAGCTGCTCGAGGTCCTCCAGGCCCCCTCGTGGGCCCACCCGCTCGGCACCGACAACCTCGGGCGCGACATCCTCGCGCGTCTGCTGTACGGCGCCCGCCTGACGTTGTTCATGGGGGTCTTCGCCGTCGGCGTCGGCCTCGTGATCGGCGTCCCCCTCGGGGTGCTGTCGGGGTACTACCGCGGCTGGGTCGACATGGCCATCCAGCGCGTGATGGACCTCATGCTGTCCTTCACGACGTTCCTCCTCGCCCTCGCCCTCGTGTCGCTGCTCGGCGTGGGGTTGATCAACGTCATCGTCGCCGTCGGCATCAGCACCATCCCCCGCTTCGCCCGCCTGGTGCGCAGCAGCGTCCTCACGATCCGCGAGGTCGCCTACGTCGAGGCGAGCTCCGCCCTCGGGGCCCGCGACGGCCGCATCCTCTGGCGTCACGTCCTCCCCAACGCCCTCGCGCCCGTCATCATCCAAGCCACCCTCTCGATGGGGGCGACGATCCTCACCGCCGCCGGCCTCGGGTTCCTCGGGCTCGGCGTGCAACCCCCCACCCCCGAGTGGGGCGCGATGCTCGGCGAGGGCCGCAACTACATCTTCACCAGCCCCAACGTCACGACGTTCCCCGGCCTCGCGATCTTCGCCGCCGTCCTGGGCTTCAACCTGCTCGGCGACGGGCTCCGCGACGCCCTCGACCCGCAACTCCGCGGCGCCCGCTGAGGCGGGCGCCCACCCCCCGGAGGTCCCCATGCCCGACCCGTCCGACGCCCCCCGCACGGCCCTGTTCCACGGCACCTTCCTCGGCCTCGCCGACGCCCCCACCACCGCCCGCGAGGGGTGGCTCCGCGTCGAGGGGGGCCGCGTCGCCGCCTTCCACGACGCCGCCCCCGCCGACGCCGACGCCGCGACGTCGCTGCCCGGCACCGCGATGCCGGGCCTGATCGATGCGCACGTCCACCTCGCCATGGACGGCGACGCCGACCCCGCCGGGCGCCTGCGCGGCGAAACGCAGAACGCGACGGTGCTCGGCGCGGTGGAGCGCATGGGCGCCCAACTCGACGCCGGCGTCACCACCGTCCGCGACCTGGGCGGCCCCTACGGCCTCGCGCAGGACCTCGCCGCCGCCGTCGACGCCGGCCGCCTCGAGGGCCCCCGCGTCGTCGGGTGCGGCCGGAACGTCGTCATGACCGGCGGGCACGGGCACTTCCTCGGCGTCGAAGCGGACGGGCCGGACGGGGTGCGCCGCGCGGTGCGCGGGGAACTCAAGGCCGGCGCCGCGGTGATCAAACTCATGGCGACCGGCGGGGTGCTGACGCAGGGCGTCCGCGCCGGCGCGGAGCAGTTCACCGAAGCGGAGTTGCGCGCCGGCATCGAGGAGGCGCACAAGGCCGACCGCCGCACCGCCACCCACGCGCAGGGGCTCGCGGGCATCAAGAACGCCTTGCGGGCGGGCATCGACACCATCGAGCACGGCGCCTTCGACCACTGGGACGACGAGGCGTTCACGCTGCTCACCGACGCCGCGCAGCCCCGCTGGTTGGTCCCGACCCTCGCCGCCCCCGACGGCATCCTGAAGGGGGAGGGCCGCGTCCCGGCGTGGGCGATCGCCAAGACGAAACCGATCGGCGAACGCCACCGCGCCAACGTCACGGAGGCCTACCGCGCCGGCGTGACGCTCGCGGCCGGCACCGACGCCGGCACCCCCCTCAACCCGCACGGCGGCCTGCCGCGCGAGCTGGGGCTCATGCACGAGGTCGGTGTCGCCCTCGAGGACGTCTTCGCCGCCGTCACGACGCACGCCGCCGCGGCGTTGGACCGCGCCGGCGCGATCGGGACGCTCGCGCCCGGCGCGCACGCCGACCTGGTGGCGCTCGACGGCGACCCGCTGCGCGACGTGCACGCCTACGCCCGCCCGCAGGCGGTCGTGCACGGCGGACGCCGCGTCCGCTGACGCCGGGAACCGCGCCGACCGCGAACCGCGCCGACCGCGAACCGCGCCGACCGCCACCGACGCGCCCCCGGCGCGGTGCTACGTTGACGCCATGAACGACGCCCTGTGGGTCGTCGGCGATTTCGCCTGGGACGTCCTGATCCGCACCAACGCTCCGTTGCAGACCGGGGGCGACACGTACGGCGAGGTGGGCCTCGCCCCCGGCGGGTCGGCCGCCAACGCCGCGGTGTGGGCGCAGCGGTGCGGTCGGCAGGCGCACTTCGTCGGCAAGGT encodes the following:
- a CDS encoding ABC transporter permease produces the protein MAEVWKRLRRNPSAVAGGTLVGLLVLAGLFAPLLTPYDPTQQELLEVLQAPSWAHPLGTDNLGRDILARLLYGARLTLFMGVFAVGVGLVIGVPLGVLSGYYRGWVDMAIQRVMDLMLSFTTFLLALALVSLLGVGLINVIVAVGISTIPRFARLVRSSVLTIREVAYVEASSALGARDGRILWRHVLPNALAPVIIQATLSMGATILTAAGLGFLGLGVQPPTPEWGAMLGEGRNYIFTSPNVTTFPGLAIFAAVLGFNLLGDGLRDALDPQLRGAR
- a CDS encoding amidohydrolase family protein, whose product is MPDPSDAPRTALFHGTFLGLADAPTTAREGWLRVEGGRVAAFHDAAPADADAATSLPGTAMPGLIDAHVHLAMDGDADPAGRLRGETQNATVLGAVERMGAQLDAGVTTVRDLGGPYGLAQDLAAAVDAGRLEGPRVVGCGRNVVMTGGHGHFLGVEADGPDGVRRAVRGELKAGAAVIKLMATGGVLTQGVRAGAEQFTEAELRAGIEEAHKADRRTATHAQGLAGIKNALRAGIDTIEHGAFDHWDDEAFTLLTDAAQPRWLVPTLAAPDGILKGEGRVPAWAIAKTKPIGERHRANVTEAYRAGVTLAAGTDAGTPLNPHGGLPRELGLMHEVGVALEDVFAAVTTHAAAALDRAGAIGTLAPGAHADLVALDGDPLRDVHAYARPQAVVHGGRRVR